Part of the Nitrososphaerota archaeon genome, TATTGTTGCGCCAAAATTTACTGTCAGTAATGCCTGACGCTGTTGCGGCGTACATTATTAGCGGCAGTTGAAACGCAACTCCAAACGCCAACAGGAACTGCAAGACAAATGTCACAAACTCCATTATGCTCAAAAAGGTGACTGCGCCAACAGACTCGCCATACTGGTACAAAAAGTCCAAAATAAACGGGATAGCTGTAAAATACGAAAACACTGCGCCAACAATGAATAATAGTATGGCGGGAATTGCCACCTTTTGCACTGAATGTATTTCCTTGTCAGAAAATGCAGGGGCGATAAATTTTGTTAACTCTCTGACTATGATTGGCATTGATAAGACAACTCCAACTAGAGCAGCAACATAGACTTGGGCATAAAACGCCTGGCCTGGGGCTGTCTGGATTAGCTGTACTCCTTCCGGTACTAGACTCATTCTCATGTGGTTTGTGATTTGGGCTGCCAGGTTGTGCAACGGGTCTGGAAGCGGATAGTACAGCTTGACGCCGTTGTACCAAAACGACTCTGCCCTAAATGATAACAAAAACCCAGTGATTGCGCCAACTGATATTACGATTCGAATCAGTCGAGACTTTAGCTCGACCAAGTGCGCATAGATTCCTTGCAGCTCAGACATTATGATACAATACCAATTAAAACGCTATTTAGGTTTCTAGTGCTTGCCTGGAATTGGTAACAATTTTGCGTCTGCAAGACCTGATTTTTTTCTCTCTTCCTCAGAAATATCTGCAAACTCGATGGATATTATCGCCTTGAGGGCAAATTTTGACTCTAATTGTTTTGCCAGGCTACCTATTTCCTTTGACGTATAGATTTCTTTAGAGCCTGTCAAAAAGATTCGCTCACCTTTTTCTGCATGCTCACCACCGAACTTGTCTTTGAGAAATTTTACAACCTCATCTACTGTGTCCTTTTTGACATTGTTATGATACATCGTGATTCCCTTAATGGAATCATAGTCACGCGGGGTTCCATGCTTGTACAAGAACACTCCGATGAATATTGCGTCTTCCTCTGGCTCTTTAATTCCCTTTATTTCCCAGTTTAGGACTTTAGTTGGATCAAAGTCAGCCTTTTCCATTTCATCTGATGTAATCTTCCAGTATCGATGGCGTATAGTCAATTTGCTTTTTGTCTGGTGACGTACTATAAAATCAATACTGATGCACATTCATTATATTACAGCAAAATCCCAGCACAATCGTTGCCTCTCTTTGAAGTTCAGGTAATAATAGAAAACAAACCTGGAATGAACGACCCAGAAGGGGAAACCATTCTAAATGATCTGGTCCTAAAGGGCGGCTCCGGCGCAATCAAAAAGATCCGCTCTGCCAAAATGCTCAAATTCCAAATTACTTCACCAAAAAAAGAATCTGCGGAAAAATCAGTCAAAAAAATATGCGATGATCTGCGAATCTACAACCCTATGGTAAGCAAGGTAACCTTTTCCGCAAAACCAATCTAGTCTGTTTTAATCGATTTTACGGTTTCCTCAATGAGCAGCTTGCTTCGAAGATGGGCTGCTAGGTCAGTCTGAGTTATGACACCTGCCAGCTTTTCTCCTTCTAATACAACCAGTCTTCGAATTTTGTTGTTTAGCATTTTTTGTACGGCATCTTCGATTGTTGTCGTTGGCTCCACCCAGCGAAATTTAGGCGACATTATCTCTGATACTGTGACCTCGGACGCACGCCTGTCCAAAGCAACCACCTTTTTGACATAGTCAGCTTCTGAAAGAATTCCTACTGGGTTTTGACCTTCAGTGACTACCAAAAACGAAATATCCTTTTCCAACAATAGTTTTGCTGCTTCTAGTGCGGACTTTTCCTTGGATATTGTGACTACGTGCTTGTTCATAATATCGCGTATGTAGGCCATAATTTCGTTGAAAAAATTCTAGATAAAAAACATTTGCGGTGTTTTTGTTTTACATCTGTTTTCTATTGTGGTGTGTTTTTTAACAGATGTTGCTGGCTTGGTTTAATAATCGCGCAACATACAATGGAATTGTGAGGGTCGGCGTAATCGTATTTCCGGGGAGCAACTGCGATCGCGACATGTTCCATGTGCTACAGGACATCTTCAAACTAGACGTCAAATATTACTGGCACGAGGACAAGCTCCCAAAGAATCTGGATGCGGTAGTTCTGCCGGGTGGGTTTTCTTACGGCGACAGATTGCGTGCAGGAGTTATTGCAGCACACAGTCCTGTCATATCTGATGTTAAAAAAATGGCGGAAAAAGGCATGCCTGTTTTAGGTGTATGCAATGGATTTCAAATTCTAGTTGAATCCCAACTGCTTCCGGGAGTTTTACTAAAGAACACGTCTCTGAACTTTATGTGCCAGTGGACTGAGCTCATAGTAAAAAACAACAAGACGCCGTTTACGTCAAAGTTCAAGCTAGGACAGAAAATTCCGATCCCGATTGCAAACGGCGAAGGGCGATATTACATAGACAAAGAAAATCTGGAAAAACTCAAGAAAAACAACCAGATTGTATTCCAGTACGGTTCTAACATCAACGATTCTGTCTTTGATATTGCAGGAATATGCAACAAGGAAGGAAATGTAGTGGGCATGATGCCTCACCCAGAACGTGCAGTCGAGCCTGAAATCAACCCAAAGGACTGCTCACAGTCTAACATGATATTCCAATCCCTGATTGCTACAATTGGTGCCAGAAAATGAGTCTGCAAAAAGAGGAACTAGAGTATCTAACTAAAAAAATTGGCAGGCAACCAAACGACACAGAGCGACATATTGTTGCCGCAGAATGGTCAGAGCACTGCTCATACAAGTCTTCAAAAATTCACCTGAGAATGCTCCCAAACAAAGGAGCGCGAGTAATACATGAAAAAGGATATGACTCTGGGGTTTTGGATGTTGGGGATGGCTATGTAGTTACAGTACACATAGAATCGCACAACCACCCATCAGCTGTAGAGCCATATGGCGGGGCTGCAACTGGCGTTGGTGGAGTAATTCGTGATATCCTCTCAGCTGGGACAAGACCAATTGCATTGCTTGACGGGTT contains:
- a CDS encoding CBS domain-containing protein — encoded protein: MAYIRDIMNKHVVTISKEKSALEAAKLLLEKDISFLVVTEGQNPVGILSEADYVKKVVALDRRASEVTVSEIMSPKFRWVEPTTTIEDAVQKMLNNKIRRLVVLEGEKLAGVITQTDLAAHLRSKLLIEETVKSIKTD
- the purQ gene encoding phosphoribosylformylglycinamidine synthase subunit PurQ, which gives rise to MRVGVIVFPGSNCDRDMFHVLQDIFKLDVKYYWHEDKLPKNLDAVVLPGGFSYGDRLRAGVIAAHSPVISDVKKMAEKGMPVLGVCNGFQILVESQLLPGVLLKNTSLNFMCQWTELIVKNNKTPFTSKFKLGQKIPIPIANGEGRYYIDKENLEKLKKNNQIVFQYGSNINDSVFDIAGICNKEGNVVGMMPHPERAVEPEINPKDCSQSNMIFQSLIATIGARK
- the purS gene encoding phosphoribosylformylglycinamidine synthase subunit PurS, with the protein product MPLFEVQVIIENKPGMNDPEGETILNDLVLKGGSGAIKKIRSAKMLKFQITSPKKESAEKSVKKICDDLRIYNPMVSKVTFSAKPI
- the tatC gene encoding twin-arginine translocase subunit TatC; this translates as MSELQGIYAHLVELKSRLIRIVISVGAITGFLLSFRAESFWYNGVKLYYPLPDPLHNLAAQITNHMRMSLVPEGVQLIQTAPGQAFYAQVYVAALVGVVLSMPIIVRELTKFIAPAFSDKEIHSVQKVAIPAILLFIVGAVFSYFTAIPFILDFLYQYGESVGAVTFLSIMEFVTFVLQFLLAFGVAFQLPLIMYAATASGITDSKFWRNNIRYAIVALIIIGAIVTPDGSGITMWFISGPMIGLYLAGMIIIERREHKIKRG